A window of Rhizobium acidisoli contains these coding sequences:
- a CDS encoding Lrp/AsnC family transcriptional regulator → MPNDAQSLDETDQAILEALAGNARISLKELAQQVGLSSPSAAERLRRLEERGVIKAFTIDLDPAAVGYPLQAIVRVRPLPGQLHIVERLIQEIPEIVECDKVTGEDCFIARLVIRSMAELDGLLDRVAERAETNTAMIKASPVKRRLPPLSRKK, encoded by the coding sequence ATGCCTAATGATGCGCAATCGCTCGACGAAACCGATCAGGCCATTCTGGAGGCGCTGGCCGGCAACGCCCGCATCTCGCTGAAGGAGCTGGCGCAGCAGGTGGGGCTTTCCTCGCCAAGTGCGGCCGAGCGCCTGCGGCGGCTGGAGGAGCGCGGCGTCATCAAGGCCTTCACCATCGATCTCGATCCTGCCGCCGTCGGCTACCCCCTGCAGGCGATCGTCCGTGTGCGGCCGTTGCCGGGACAGCTGCACATCGTCGAGCGGCTTATCCAGGAGATTCCCGAAATCGTCGAATGCGACAAGGTCACCGGCGAGGATTGTTTCATCGCCCGCCTGGTCATCCGCTCGATGGCGGAGCTCGACGGTCTCCTCGACAGGGTCGCCGAGCGGGCGGAAACCAACACCGCGATGATCAAAGCCTCGCCCGTCAAACGCCGCCTGCCGCCGCTGTCACGGAAAAAGTAA